From a single Silene latifolia isolate original U9 population chromosome 6, ASM4854445v1, whole genome shotgun sequence genomic region:
- the LOC141586156 gene encoding cullin-1-like: MADRKIIELEQGWEFMEKGITKLKRILEGLPEPPFSSEDYMMLYTTIYNMCTQKPPHDYSQQLYDNYKQAFVDYLKETVLPSLREKHDEFMLRELVNRWSNHKVMVRWLSRFFHYLDRYFIARRSFPSLNEVGYTCFRELVYQEISGKAKDAVIALIDVEREGGQIDRALLKNVLDIYVDIGMGPMEYYDNDFEAPMLEDTAAYYSRKASCWILEDSCPEYMLKSEECLKKEKDRVDHYLHSNSEQKLLEKVQNELLLVFENQLLEKENSGCRALLKDDKVGDLSRMYRLYSKVPKGLEPIGSIFKQHITDEGTTLVQQAEDAALSKAENSGSSHEQVFIRKVIELHDKFMAYVTDSFQSHTIFHKALKEAFEVFLNKGVAGSSSAELLATFCDNILKKGGSEKLSDEAIEDSLEKVVKLLAYVSDKDLFAEFYRKKLSRRLLFDKSANDDHERSILTKLKQQCGGQFTSKMEGMVTDLTLARENQTSFEEYLGQNSDANPGLDLTVTVLTTGFWPSYKSSDLNLPDEMVKCVEVFKQFYQTKTKHRKLTWVYSLGSCNISGKFGQKTIELVVGTYQAAALMLFNTSDRLSYTEIAAQLNLGDEDLVRVLQSLACAKYKILIKEPSSRTVSTTDYFSFNSSFTDRMRRIRIPLPPVDERKKVVEDVDKDRRYAIDASIVRIMKSRKVLGYQQLITECVEQLNRMFKPDFKAIKKRIEDLITRDYIERDKENPQLFRYLA; this comes from the exons ATGGCCGATCGCAAGATCATAGAGCTAGAGCAAGGATGGGAATTCATGGAGAAGGGGATCACAAAGTTGAAGAGAATTTTGGAAGGATTGCCTGAGCCGCCCTTCAGTTCCGAGGACTACATGATGCTTTATAC GACTATCTATAACATGTGTACTCAGAAACCCCCACATGATTATTCGCAACAGCTGTATGACAATTACAAACAGGCATTTGTGGATTACTTGAAAGAAACG GTTTTGCCTTCGTTGAGGGAGAAGCATGATGAGTTTATGTTGAGGGAACTTGTGAACAGATGGTCAAATCATAAAGTGATGGTTAGATGGCTGTCTCGTTTCTTTCATTATCTTGATCGCTATTTCATTGCTCGAAGATCTTTTCCTTCATTGAATGAAGTTGGATACACTTGCTTCCGTGAACTG GTTTATCAAGAAATATCAGGCAAAGCCAAGGATGCCGTTATAGCTTTG ATTGATGTCGAAAGAGAGGGCGGTCAAATTGACAGAGCACTGTTGAAGAATGTACTGGATATATACGTTGATATTGGAATGGGACCAATGGAATACTATGACAATGATTTTGAGGCGCCTATGCTTGAAGATACTGCTGCTTATTATTCGAGAAAAGCCTCATGCTGGATTCTGGAGGACTCGTGTCCAGAGTATATGCTGAAG TCTGAGGAATGTCTCAAGAAGGAAAAGGATAGGGTTGACCATTACTTACATTCTAACAGTGAGCAAAAGCTTTTGGAG AAAGTGCAAAACGAGCTGTTATTGGTGTTTGAAAACCAGTTGCTGGAGAAGGAGAATTCTGGATGCCGTGCACTACTCAAAGATGACAAG GTGGGTGATCTTTCTAGGATGTATAGACTTTACAGTAAAGTTCCCAAGGGGCTGGAGCCCATTGGTAGTATCTTCAAGCAG CATATTACCGACGAAGGAACAACTTTAGTGCAGCAAGCCGAGGATGCTGCACTGAGCAAG GCTGAAAATAGTGGAAGTTCACATGAGCAG GTTTTCATTAGAAAAGTGATTGAGTTGCACGACAAGTTCATGGCTTATGTGACTGATTCTTTTCAAAGCCATACCATCTTTCATAAG GCTCTGAAAGAAGCTTTTGAGGTGTTTTTGAATAAGGGCGTTGCTGGTAGTTCTAGTGCTGAGCTGCTGGCAACATTTTGCGACAATATTCTCAAGAAAGGTGGTAGTGAGAAACTAAGTGATGAAGCCATTGAGGATTCTCTTGAGAAG GTGGTTAAGCTTCTGGCTTATGTGAGTGATAAAGATTTATTTGCGGAGTTCTACAG AAAGAAGCTCTCTCGACGGCTTCTTTTTGACAAGAGTGCTAATGACGATCACGAGAGAAGTATTCTGACCAAGTTAAAGCAGCAGTGCGGTGGACAGTTTACATCAAAAATGGAGGGCATG GTTACAGATTTGACATTGGCAAGGGAGAATCAAACTAGTTTTGAGGAATATTTGGGACAGAACTCAGATGCTAATCCTGGTCTTGATTTGACTGTGACTGTTCTTACTACTGGGTTCTGGCCAAGTTATAAGTCCTCTGATCTTAACCTTCCTGATGAGATG GTGAAGTGTGTCGAAGTATTTAAGCAATTTTATCAAACAAAAACCAAACACAGGAAGCTTACTTGGGTTTACTCATTGGGAAGCTGTAACATTAGCGGGAAGTTTGGTCAGAAAACAATTGAGTTAGTTGTTGGAACTTATCAG GCTGCTGCTCTGATGCTTTTTAACACGTCGGATCGACTGAGTTACACAGAAATTGCTGCTCAACTGAATCTGGGAGATGAAGATTTGGTTAGAGTGCTCCAGTCCTTGGCTTGTGCAAAGTACAAGATTCTTATCAAGGAGCCGAGCTCAAGGACTGTGTCTACCACTGACTACTTTTCTTTCAATTCAAGCTTTACCGACAGAATGAGGAGGATAAGG ATTCCTCTTCCGCCAGTGGATGAGAGGAAGAAGGTTGTTGAGGATGTTGATAAAGATCGGCGATATGCCATTGATGCTTCTATAGTTCGTATAATGAAAAGTCGGAAGGTGCTTGGGTATCAGCAATTGATCACCGAGTGCGTCGAACAACTAAATCGCATGTTCAAG CCTGATTTCAAGGCGATTAAGAAGAGGATTGAAGATCTGATAACCAGGGACTACATCGAAAGAGACAAGGAGAACCCTCAGCTTTTCCGATACTTGGCTTGA
- the LOC141586157 gene encoding abscisic acid receptor PYL9-like, with protein MESMYIARHHNQKVGANQCSSALTKRIKAPVDLVWSLVRRFDQPQKYKPFVSRCTMSGDLKIGSVREVNVKSGLPATTSTERLELLDDDEHILGIRIVDGDHRLRNYSSIITVHPDIVDGKMGTLVIESFVVDVPEGNTQEETCYFVQALINCNLKSLADVSERMTK; from the exons ATGGAGTCTATGTACATTGCTAGGCATCATAATCAGAAAGTTGGAGCAAATCAATGTTCTTCTGCTCTTACTAAGCGCATCAAAGCTCCTGTTGATCTT GTATGGTCACTGGTTCGAAGATTCGATCAACCTCAAAAATACAAGCCATTTGTAAGTAGGTGCACTATGAGTGGAGACCTTAAGATTGGAAGTGTTAGAGAAGTGAATGTAAAATCAGGTCTTCCTGCTACAACTAGCACTGAAAGGCTTGAGCTTCTTGATGATGATGAGCACATCCTCGGCATCCGAATCGTCGATGGCGATCACAGATTAAGG AATTATTCATCGATAATCACAGTTCATCCGGACATAGTCGACGGGAAGATGGGGACACTGGTAATAGAGTCATTTGTCGTCGACGTGCCGGAAGGGAACACACAAGAGGAGACATGCTACTTTGTTCAAGCCTTAATCAATTGCAATCTCAAGTCTTTAGCTGATGTCTCTGAAAGAATGACCAAATAA